ATACCATTTTCAAATCTTTTTACCTTCTTAACTTCTTGTGCCTGAGCTTGAATAGACATATTCTTATGAATGATACCAATACCACCCTCTTGAGCTATTGCAATAGCAAGGCGCGACTCAGTAACAGTATCCATTGCCGCAGACACTAAAGGAATATTTAACTGAATATCTCTAGTTATGTTTGTCTTCAAATCGACTTGATGAGGAAGTACATTTGAATATCGTGGCGAAAGCAATACATCATCAAAAGTGATTGCTTGTTGAGTAATTCTTAACATTTTTAATCTCCGTAATTAAAATCTAAAGAGTATGAATTTAATTACAGTACTATTTTATCATATAAGAGAAAATATGCTAGAGATAAATATTATATATTTATTACTTTGCTTGAGATATTAGATAATGAACTAATAATGGAACTGGCCTACCTGAAGCTTTACAGTTTGCAAAATCGCCCATTGCAGGTCCAGCAATATCAAGATGTGCCCACTCATAATCTTCAGTAAATTTTGATAAAAATAATCCAGCAACTATAGCGCCTGCGGATCTATCGCGTCCACAGTTATCTATATCAGCAACTTTACTTTCTAATTTTTTAAAATAAGGTTTATGTAAAGGTAATCTCCAAATCAAATCATTAGAAGCATTAGCTGCTTGCTCAAGGCTATTAGCTAACTTATCACTATTGGCAAACATACCAGAGAAAGCATCTCCTAAAGATATAATCATAGCACCAGTTAAAGTTGCTAAATCAATCACTGTTTTGGGCTTATATTTACCAATGTATGTGAGCGTATCACACAAAACCAGCCTACCTTCAGCATCTGTATTACTAACCTCTACAGTGATACCTTTCATGCTCTTGAGTACATCACCAGGTCGATAAGATCTAGCATCAACAGCATTTTCAGCGAGTCCCATAACTCCAACAACATTTATTGGTAGATTCAGCATTGCTAAAGCTTTCATAATACCCATAACAGCTGCTGCACCACCCATATCCATTTTCATCGAGTCCATACCTGCTGGTGGTTTGATACAAATACCACCATTGTCAAAAACCAAGCCTTTACCAACTAAGACTATTGGAGCATCTCCTTCATTACCACCATTATACTCCATACACACAGTATAATTAGACATATCAGAACCACGACCCACAGCTAAAGCACATCCCATACCTAACTCTGCCATGGCATCTTGGTCAAGGTAATCAAGATTAAATGTCGTATACTTAGATGTTAGTTCCCTTGCTTCATTTAACATATAGTCAGTAGTACATATATTTGCTGGAAGATTTTGCAAATCTTTTGCATAGTTTTGGCCACAAGCAATAGCTGAGCCAATTTTTGCTGAGTCTTCTATATCTTGTTTGCCTGAGTAAACTAGTTCGATTTGTTCTAAAGAATAGTTCTCTTTCGCAGTTTTTAACTGATCAAAAACATAAGTTTCAGATATTAAAGCTCTAACTGTATCTAAAGTAAATTGCTTGGCATTACCATTTTCAAAAGCAT
This Francisella opportunistica DNA region includes the following protein-coding sequences:
- a CDS encoding leucyl aminopeptidase, with the translated sequence MKIVVNSQSTLAAELLIVAQENLQKLVEQTKCPNSKALLDRNVFKAKASEVLPLLHGDKVVILLGLGLRQDFIASEYDKIIAKATEQFKKLAIKEVSVNIDYAFENGNAKQFTLDTVRALISETYVFDQLKTAKENYSLEQIELVYSGKQDIEDSAKIGSAIACGQNYAKDLQNLPANICTTDYMLNEARELTSKYTTFNLDYLDQDAMAELGMGCALAVGRGSDMSNYTVCMEYNGGNEGDAPIVLVGKGLVFDNGGICIKPPAGMDSMKMDMGGAAAVMGIMKALAMLNLPINVVGVMGLAENAVDARSYRPGDVLKSMKGITVEVSNTDAEGRLVLCDTLTYIGKYKPKTVIDLATLTGAMIISLGDAFSGMFANSDKLANSLEQAANASNDLIWRLPLHKPYFKKLESKVADIDNCGRDRSAGAIVAGLFLSKFTEDYEWAHLDIAGPAMGDFANCKASGRPVPLLVHYLISQAK